The following proteins are co-located in the Fructilactobacillus carniphilus genome:
- the ffh gene encoding signal recognition particle protein, with the protein MAFEGLSEKLQNAFRNLRGKGQISEADLRSTMREIRLALLDADVNFTVVRNFVKQVQEKANGEKVLEGLNPGQQIVKIVDDELTEMMGGSATELKKAPKIPTIIMMVGLQGAGKTTTVGKLAHRLKKDDNARPLLIAADVYRPAAIDQLEQVGKQIDVPVFSEGTDVDPVQIVKDGLDQARENHNDYVFIDTAGRLQIDEKLMHELEQIKEVAKPTDILLVVDAMTGQNAVETAEGFNDDLDITGVVLTKLDGDTRGGAALSIKAVTGKPILFTGQGEKMDDLDVFHPDRMASRILGMGDVLSLVEKTQKNVDEQKAQELAEKMRENSFNFDDFLDQLQQIQNMGPLKDIMAMIPGMANNPALKNVEMDPKDLERIKAMIYSMTDEERENPEVLNPSRRRRIARGSAQPIQSVNRMIKQFDQMKKMMNQVSNGNMAGMENMMQAAGMGGGGMGGKLSNLAMKRMSRKMKKNKRKRLKKRKK; encoded by the coding sequence ATGGCATTCGAAGGTTTATCAGAAAAATTACAAAATGCGTTTCGTAATTTACGGGGAAAGGGCCAGATTAGTGAAGCCGATTTACGCAGTACCATGCGCGAGATTCGGCTGGCCCTGCTAGATGCCGACGTTAATTTTACGGTGGTGCGTAATTTTGTTAAGCAAGTGCAAGAAAAAGCCAATGGGGAAAAGGTGCTCGAAGGCCTGAACCCGGGGCAACAAATCGTTAAGATTGTTGACGATGAATTAACTGAAATGATGGGTGGTTCAGCCACCGAACTGAAAAAGGCCCCTAAGATTCCCACAATCATTATGATGGTCGGACTTCAAGGGGCCGGGAAAACGACGACGGTGGGGAAACTAGCTCATCGTTTGAAAAAGGATGATAATGCACGACCGTTGCTAATTGCGGCTGACGTTTATCGTCCGGCGGCCATTGACCAGTTAGAACAAGTGGGAAAGCAAATTGACGTCCCGGTCTTTTCGGAAGGCACCGACGTTGATCCCGTTCAAATTGTTAAGGATGGACTGGATCAAGCTCGCGAAAATCATAACGATTACGTCTTTATCGATACGGCCGGACGGCTGCAAATTGACGAAAAGTTAATGCATGAGTTGGAACAAATTAAGGAAGTCGCCAAACCAACTGACATTTTGCTGGTTGTAGATGCCATGACCGGACAAAACGCGGTCGAAACGGCTGAAGGTTTTAACGATGACCTGGATATCACCGGAGTCGTCTTAACCAAGTTAGATGGGGATACCCGGGGTGGGGCGGCCCTATCCATTAAGGCTGTGACCGGGAAACCAATCCTCTTTACCGGTCAGGGTGAAAAGATGGACGATTTGGATGTCTTTCATCCCGATCGAATGGCCTCCCGAATCCTGGGAATGGGAGACGTGCTCTCCTTAGTTGAAAAGACCCAGAAAAACGTGGATGAACAAAAGGCGCAGGAACTCGCCGAAAAGATGCGCGAAAATTCCTTTAACTTTGATGATTTCCTGGATCAGTTACAACAAATTCAAAACATGGGTCCGTTAAAGGACATCATGGCGATGATTCCGGGAATGGCCAACAACCCGGCGCTTAAAAACGTTGAAATGGATCCCAAGGACTTGGAACGCATTAAGGCTATGATTTACTCCATGACGGACGAGGAACGGGAAAATCCAGAGGTTCTAAACCCATCTAGACGCCGTCGAATCGCCCGTGGTTCGGCGCAACCGATTCAAAGTGTGAACCGGATGATCAAGCAGTTTGATCAAATGAAGAAAATGATGAACCAAGTCTCAAACGGGAACATGGCTGGAATGGAAAACATGATGCAGGCTGCTGGCATGGGTGGCGGTGGCATGGGCGGTAAGCTTTCCAACCTTGCCATGAAACGGATGAGCCGTAAGATGAAAAAGAATAAGCGGAAACGTTTGAAAAAACGGAAAAAGTAA
- a CDS encoding putative DNA-binding protein, with amino-acid sequence METDFNAKLAKDNRINALFDFYGSLLTPKQADYIRQYYADDLSLGEISENFNVSRQAVYDNIRRTELTLERYEERMGLYQKFVARNQLIDQLAQVVHTKHADDVQLNELMNRLEQLEEN; translated from the coding sequence ATGGAAACTGATTTTAATGCTAAACTAGCTAAGGATAACCGGATTAACGCGTTGTTTGATTTTTACGGCAGCTTATTGACGCCCAAACAGGCTGATTACATTCGCCAGTACTATGCTGACGACCTATCACTGGGTGAGATTTCTGAGAATTTTAACGTGAGTCGGCAAGCGGTGTATGATAATATCCGTCGAACCGAGCTGACCCTAGAGCGGTACGAAGAGCGGATGGGTTTGTATCAAAAATTTGTGGCGCGCAATCAGCTGATTGATCAATTAGCGCAGGTCGTGCACACTAAACATGCGGATGATGTGCAATTAAACGAGTTAATGAACCGGTTAGAGCAACTAGAAGAAAACTAA
- the ftsY gene encoding signal recognition particle-docking protein FtsY: MGLFDIFKRKNQNEHEQPEQVDGSESISAEQSQTAESDAAQSETTAAVSTEQSTASTETAIASASESASSQANEASTATESESTTAESTTETASETAASAEKIESESAIAATDEVATSKHSEEPEQLGQQTPQAAEQKYEHGLSKSRSSFGQSLNRLFANFRSVDEDFFDDLEDTLIQADVGVNTATEISDQLRDAVRLNNIKKRNEVQNFIVQKLVEIYDVPDQQSMELQQNPDGTTVILMIGVNGAGKTTTIGKLANQYRSEGEKVLVAAADTFRAGAIEQLAEWARRDQVDIVQKPEGSDPASVVFDAVKRAKDEDYDILLVDTAGRLQNKVNLMKELEKMNKIIHREIPGAPQEVLLVIDATVGQNALTQAKLFRDVADITGIVLTKLDGTAKGGIVLAIKQDLGIPVKYVGLGEGVNDLQTFNPEEFVYGLFKGLIKE; encoded by the coding sequence ATGGGATTATTTGACATTTTTAAACGAAAAAATCAGAACGAGCACGAACAGCCGGAGCAAGTTGATGGTTCTGAATCAATTTCCGCAGAACAATCCCAGACAGCTGAATCTGATGCCGCGCAATCAGAAACAACGGCAGCTGTTAGCACAGAGCAATCAACGGCTAGTACGGAAACTGCAATCGCTTCTGCAAGTGAAAGTGCTAGCTCGCAGGCAAACGAAGCCTCAACTGCAACGGAATCGGAATCCACTACTGCGGAAAGTACAACGGAAACTGCGTCTGAAACGGCAGCTTCCGCGGAGAAAATTGAGTCAGAATCAGCAATTGCTGCTACAGACGAAGTAGCTACATCTAAGCATTCCGAGGAACCAGAACAACTGGGGCAACAAACTCCGCAAGCAGCAGAACAAAAGTATGAACACGGGTTGTCGAAATCACGGTCTTCCTTTGGTCAAAGTTTAAACCGTCTGTTTGCCAACTTCCGGTCGGTGGATGAAGACTTTTTTGATGATTTAGAGGATACCCTAATCCAAGCTGACGTGGGAGTTAATACGGCAACCGAGATTAGTGATCAACTTCGCGATGCCGTGCGGTTAAACAACATTAAAAAGCGCAATGAAGTTCAAAACTTCATCGTCCAAAAATTAGTCGAAATTTATGATGTGCCGGACCAACAATCAATGGAACTGCAACAAAATCCGGACGGGACGACCGTAATCTTGATGATTGGGGTTAATGGGGCTGGTAAGACCACCACGATTGGAAAACTGGCGAACCAGTATCGTTCGGAAGGGGAAAAAGTGTTAGTGGCTGCGGCTGATACGTTCCGGGCGGGAGCCATTGAACAGCTAGCTGAATGGGCGCGCCGCGATCAGGTGGATATCGTGCAAAAACCGGAAGGTAGTGATCCCGCTTCGGTAGTCTTTGACGCGGTAAAACGAGCTAAAGACGAAGATTACGACATCTTGTTAGTTGATACGGCGGGACGGTTACAAAACAAGGTTAACCTGATGAAAGAGCTGGAAAAGATGAATAAAATCATCCATCGAGAGATTCCAGGGGCACCGCAAGAAGTCCTCTTGGTAATTGATGCGACGGTCGGACAAAATGCCTTAACTCAGGCAAAGCTCTTTCGGGATGTAGCAGACATTACCGGAATTGTCTTGACCAAGCTTGACGGAACGGCCAAGGGTGGAATTGTCCTAGCCATTAAGCAAGACTTGGGGATTCCCGTGAAGTACGTTGGATTAGGGGAAGGGGTTAATGACCTCCAGACCTTTAATCCGGAAGAATTTGTGTATGGGCTCTTTAAAGGCCTCATTAAGGAATAA
- the smc gene encoding chromosome segregation protein SMC — protein MKLQSIQISGFKSFAERTVIDCQDGLTGIVGPNGSGKSNIIEAIRWALGEQSAKQLRGQKMKDVIFSGSNDRRPLNRAEVSLQFENHDHYLDTDYSEVKITRRYYRNGESNYLINDQECLLRDIQRLFLDTGLGEGSLSIISQGNVDDILAGNGEQRRAVIETAAGVYRYKKQKADSEKKLADTQANVERVSDIARELNKQLEPLKAQCATAKEYLEHTARLEQLRYTQLVTQQQHFRQQQRLTTAQLQAQSVEQQRVTKQLERLTERKQTVRQQLTTAEQRQDELQQQLLTATKQLETATGKAKLREQQLEFKQAQLTELQQRQQQEQDKITQLTEQLQVAQTTEQATNKRLQTLTKQIEASDATKKLKQVDAEEAELEQAQSQYVALMQKLTNQKNELRMADQLSERQQQAYQEKQRQLRELETEQLRQEAALATATQDVENLQQQVTQAQAQQQRFQAQVDELANQQEQQQQSWYQQLRDLQTVKTECDSLQNMVTGHNNLYRGSRNLLQHRDELTGILGPVGDFLQVEERYLQAIETTLGGAIQQIVVDNVKNARQAIRFLSQRQLGRVTLLPLDAINERFVNPSLLRMAEQQPGFLGVAADLVTMPAKMKRVKVHLLGNVIIADNLEHATAISQLVQRRVKIVTLTGEVVNAGGSITGGRNQRDESGILRQRQRLDQLTQRKTQLQRQLKQQEQRLAEIKQAGQTAQTKRDEWYQQESTQTAELKMQQQQVAQLTEQLEQQKREQEATRLQLKLNFADDQQMPVDSQAIAQTQAELDQNQATVKRLKQAIQTHKQQQQQSQSVLMKQQQQESQIRERLKQERNQVHQVTEQLRTEQDAEVRLQQQLTQVQQELAELQPDVTIDPAELQSQIEKQQQELQEIKQQITTGRSRAETLESEITEQQQALTKVQQQAHELQADGKIQQQHLTDVQVELQSLQDSANQELQVLELDETSLQQELDQVQTKITALGPVNVGAIAAYDELKTRSDFVNGQLDDLLAAKTQLLTIMNQMDQTVKERFQTTFNEVASAFTEVFRHIFGGGEAKLKLADPHHLLTTGIDILVKPPGKRYRDLSLLSGGEKALTALALLFAVLQVKPVPFVILDEAESALDPANVDRFARYMQKLKKQTQFIVITHRKETMVYADQLVGITMQDSGVSKLVSVNLEDTQQRRHNDGII, from the coding sequence GTGAAGTTACAGTCAATTCAAATCTCTGGATTTAAATCATTTGCCGAGCGAACGGTCATTGACTGTCAAGACGGTTTAACGGGCATCGTAGGTCCCAACGGAAGCGGAAAAAGTAACATTATTGAAGCAATTCGGTGGGCCTTAGGGGAGCAGTCGGCCAAGCAGCTACGTGGTCAGAAAATGAAAGACGTAATTTTTTCTGGTTCCAATGATCGGCGACCGTTGAATCGAGCCGAAGTAAGCTTACAATTTGAAAATCATGACCACTACTTAGACACCGATTATAGCGAGGTTAAAATCACCAGACGATACTATCGCAATGGTGAGAGTAATTATTTAATTAATGATCAAGAATGTCTCCTACGAGATATTCAGCGCCTATTTTTAGATACTGGCTTAGGTGAAGGGTCGTTGTCCATCATTTCCCAGGGAAACGTGGATGATATTTTAGCCGGAAACGGGGAACAACGACGCGCGGTAATTGAAACCGCTGCGGGAGTGTATCGGTATAAAAAACAAAAGGCTGATTCGGAAAAGAAACTAGCTGATACCCAGGCGAACGTCGAACGAGTCTCAGACATTGCCCGCGAACTAAATAAGCAGTTAGAGCCGTTAAAAGCACAATGCGCAACGGCTAAGGAATACTTAGAACACACGGCTCGTTTGGAGCAGTTACGCTATACCCAGTTGGTTACTCAACAGCAGCATTTCCGGCAGCAACAGCGACTGACTACTGCTCAACTGCAAGCACAATCGGTTGAACAACAGCGCGTAACGAAGCAATTAGAACGGTTAACAGAACGCAAACAAACGGTTCGCCAGCAGCTAACAACGGCTGAACAACGGCAAGATGAATTGCAGCAGCAATTATTAACCGCGACCAAGCAACTGGAGACTGCTACTGGAAAAGCCAAACTTCGTGAACAGCAGCTTGAATTTAAGCAAGCCCAGCTCACTGAACTCCAGCAACGGCAGCAACAGGAGCAAGATAAAATTACCCAACTCACGGAACAGCTTCAAGTAGCTCAAACGACAGAACAAGCGACCAACAAACGCTTACAAACGTTAACTAAGCAAATTGAAGCGAGCGATGCCACGAAGAAACTGAAACAGGTGGATGCAGAAGAAGCTGAATTAGAGCAAGCCCAGAGTCAATACGTTGCGTTAATGCAAAAGTTAACGAATCAAAAAAACGAGCTACGGATGGCAGACCAACTGTCGGAACGACAACAACAGGCCTATCAAGAAAAACAACGCCAACTACGTGAATTAGAAACAGAACAACTTCGTCAGGAAGCAGCATTAGCTACGGCCACGCAGGACGTGGAGAACTTGCAACAACAAGTTACGCAAGCACAAGCACAGCAACAACGGTTTCAAGCCCAAGTTGATGAGCTGGCTAATCAACAGGAACAGCAACAACAAAGTTGGTATCAACAACTTCGTGATCTGCAGACGGTTAAGACCGAATGTGATAGTTTACAAAATATGGTGACGGGGCATAATAATTTGTACCGGGGCAGTCGGAATTTACTGCAACATCGTGACGAATTAACTGGAATTTTAGGACCAGTCGGTGATTTCTTGCAGGTTGAGGAGCGCTATTTACAAGCGATTGAAACCACGCTAGGCGGTGCCATCCAGCAAATTGTAGTTGACAACGTCAAAAATGCCCGGCAGGCCATTCGCTTTTTAAGTCAACGGCAACTCGGCCGGGTAACGTTATTGCCACTAGACGCCATTAATGAACGATTTGTGAATCCCAGTTTGCTGCGGATGGCTGAACAACAACCCGGTTTTTTAGGTGTCGCTGCTGACTTAGTTACCATGCCGGCCAAAATGAAACGGGTTAAAGTTCATTTGTTGGGAAACGTGATTATTGCAGATAATTTGGAGCATGCCACGGCAATTAGTCAACTGGTTCAACGCCGGGTTAAAATTGTAACGTTAACCGGAGAGGTGGTTAATGCAGGGGGATCCATTACCGGAGGAAGAAACCAACGGGATGAAAGTGGAATCTTGCGGCAACGCCAACGATTAGACCAGCTAACGCAACGGAAAACCCAGTTACAACGACAGTTAAAACAACAGGAACAACGGCTAGCAGAAATTAAGCAAGCAGGGCAAACCGCTCAAACTAAACGGGACGAATGGTATCAACAAGAATCAACTCAGACTGCGGAGTTAAAGATGCAGCAGCAACAAGTTGCGCAATTAACGGAACAATTAGAACAACAAAAACGAGAACAGGAGGCGACTCGACTGCAGTTAAAACTGAATTTTGCAGATGATCAGCAAATGCCAGTCGATTCGCAAGCTATTGCCCAAACTCAAGCTGAGTTAGATCAGAATCAAGCAACTGTCAAGCGCTTGAAACAAGCAATCCAAACCCATAAGCAACAACAGCAACAAAGTCAGTCCGTTTTGATGAAACAGCAACAGCAGGAGAGTCAGATTCGGGAAAGACTGAAACAGGAGCGCAATCAAGTTCATCAGGTAACGGAACAGCTGCGAACCGAACAGGATGCTGAAGTACGGTTACAACAACAACTGACTCAAGTGCAACAAGAGTTAGCTGAATTACAACCAGACGTAACCATTGACCCTGCTGAACTCCAAAGTCAGATTGAGAAACAACAACAAGAGTTACAGGAAATTAAACAGCAAATCACGACGGGGAGATCCAGGGCTGAGACGTTGGAAAGTGAAATTACAGAGCAACAACAAGCTTTGACAAAGGTCCAACAACAAGCTCATGAACTTCAAGCCGACGGCAAGATTCAACAGCAACATCTAACTGATGTTCAGGTAGAATTGCAATCCTTACAGGATAGTGCGAACCAGGAATTGCAGGTTCTTGAGTTAGATGAAACCAGCCTGCAACAAGAATTGGACCAGGTTCAAACCAAAATAACGGCGCTTGGTCCCGTCAACGTGGGTGCCATTGCTGCTTATGATGAATTAAAAACGCGCTCAGACTTTGTGAACGGACAATTAGACGACCTCTTAGCTGCAAAAACCCAGTTGTTAACGATTATGAATCAGATGGATCAAACGGTGAAAGAACGGTTTCAAACGACTTTTAACGAGGTGGCTTCCGCTTTTACTGAAGTCTTTCGGCATATTTTTGGTGGTGGAGAAGCTAAGCTAAAACTAGCGGATCCCCATCACTTATTGACGACGGGAATTGACATTCTTGTGAAACCACCAGGAAAACGGTATCGGGATTTGAGTTTGTTATCTGGTGGAGAAAAGGCTTTAACGGCCTTAGCTTTATTGTTTGCGGTCTTGCAGGTGAAGCCAGTACCGTTCGTGATTTTAGATGAAGCAGAATCCGCGCTTGATCCAGCGAACGTGGACCGCTTTGCTCGTTACATGCAAAAATTGAAAAAACAAACTCAGTTTATTGTGATTACCCACCGAAAGGAAACCATGGTTTATGCAGACCAATTGGTAGGGATTACCATGCAGGATTCTGGAGTTTCAAAGTTAGTATCCGTTAACTTAGAAGATACCCAACAAAGGAGACATAACGATGGGATTATTTGA
- the rnc gene encoding ribonuclease III, with amino-acid sequence MQKEFDHKLASDYNIKFNNEALLDEAFTQASYVNEHPDEDLKFYERLEFLGDAVYQLVVSDYIFKRYPEMPQGRLTRLRAAMVNRHSFSRFARECHFDKYIRLGKGEEKAGARNRDSLLCDIFESFIGAVYLDQGIETVKNFCRLVIFPKLDEGWFDEFFDHKTELQEAIQVNGPVDINYELLDEDGPDNDRQFKVAVLVDNQELGVGEGHSKKSAEQAAAKAALDKLGIKDQKLQ; translated from the coding sequence TTGCAGAAAGAATTTGATCACAAATTAGCCAGTGATTATAACATTAAATTTAACAATGAGGCATTATTAGACGAGGCTTTTACGCAGGCTTCTTACGTTAACGAGCATCCGGATGAAGACCTTAAGTTCTACGAACGGCTAGAATTTTTAGGGGATGCGGTTTATCAATTAGTGGTTTCTGATTACATTTTTAAACGTTATCCAGAAATGCCGCAAGGACGATTAACTCGGCTCCGGGCCGCGATGGTTAATCGCCATAGTTTTAGCCGCTTTGCTCGTGAATGTCACTTTGACAAATACATTCGGTTGGGAAAAGGGGAAGAAAAGGCGGGCGCCCGCAATCGCGATTCATTACTCTGTGACATCTTTGAATCGTTTATTGGGGCCGTTTACCTGGATCAAGGAATTGAAACCGTGAAAAACTTTTGTCGCTTAGTGATTTTCCCTAAGCTTGATGAAGGTTGGTTTGATGAATTTTTCGATCATAAGACCGAATTACAAGAAGCAATTCAAGTTAATGGGCCCGTCGACATTAACTACGAACTCTTAGATGAAGATGGACCCGATAACGACCGTCAGTTTAAGGTTGCCGTTTTGGTAGATAACCAAGAACTAGGCGTGGGTGAGGGACATTCGAAAAAAAGTGCTGAACAAGCAGCGGCCAAGGCTGCGTTGGACAAACTAGGGATTAAAGACCAAAAACTACAATAA
- a CDS encoding acyl carrier protein, with the protein MDEQTVFATVAQTLEDQFQVKKDEINLETNFQRDLGADFVDLAHFIVELEDEFGDVIPDDAAEQIDTVQDLVTVIVKNTPKQK; encoded by the coding sequence ATGGACGAACAAACGGTATTTGCAACGGTAGCACAAACGCTGGAAGATCAATTTCAAGTTAAAAAGGATGAAATTAACTTGGAAACTAATTTCCAACGGGATTTAGGTGCCGATTTTGTGGACTTGGCCCATTTTATCGTTGAGCTTGAGGATGAGTTTGGGGATGTCATTCCAGACGATGCCGCGGAACAAATTGATACGGTTCAGGATTTAGTGACCGTGATCGTTAAAAACACGCCAAAGCAAAAATAA
- the plsX gene encoding phosphate acyltransferase PlsX encodes MIKIAIDAMGGDYAPQAIVAGAELARDASQDDIEYILFGDQQQIEPLVKNKQHIQIVHADEVIKMDDEPVRAVKKKKRASLVLAAQAVRAGEADLLLSAGNTGALMVAGLLIIGRMRGISRPGLIVTLPVVDNDQGFTMIDAGANADAKVENILQYAQLGKLYSQLVRKIDNPRIGLINNGTEPDKGDVNHRKMYEELEKMGQVGELNFIGNVEARDLLHNVTDVAVTDGFTGNAALKGIEGSALAVVNMIKDSINDGGLREKLGGLLLKPALKQIAKKMDYTRYGGSVLLGLKAPVIKTHGNSNAKTIFYALQSAAEVANSNLVDGIATQFHADQQQK; translated from the coding sequence ATGATTAAAATTGCAATTGATGCTATGGGTGGCGATTACGCCCCTCAGGCAATTGTGGCGGGCGCAGAATTAGCCCGTGATGCTAGTCAAGACGATATAGAATACATCTTGTTTGGGGACCAGCAGCAAATTGAGCCGTTAGTAAAAAACAAGCAGCACATTCAGATTGTTCACGCCGATGAAGTAATTAAAATGGATGATGAACCCGTGCGCGCGGTCAAAAAGAAGAAACGAGCTAGTTTGGTATTAGCAGCCCAAGCGGTTCGAGCTGGGGAAGCAGACTTATTGCTTTCGGCTGGAAATACCGGAGCCTTAATGGTTGCAGGCTTGTTGATTATCGGCCGGATGCGGGGAATTAGTCGGCCTGGTTTGATTGTGACCCTCCCCGTTGTAGACAATGACCAAGGTTTTACCATGATTGATGCCGGTGCGAATGCAGATGCCAAGGTGGAAAACATATTGCAGTACGCTCAGTTAGGGAAGCTGTACAGTCAACTGGTGCGCAAGATTGATAACCCCCGAATTGGCTTGATTAATAACGGAACGGAGCCCGATAAAGGTGACGTTAATCACCGAAAAATGTATGAAGAACTCGAAAAAATGGGGCAGGTTGGTGAGTTGAATTTCATCGGAAACGTGGAAGCCCGAGATCTCTTACATAACGTAACCGACGTGGCGGTAACTGACGGTTTTACTGGGAATGCGGCGTTAAAAGGGATTGAAGGTAGTGCCTTAGCTGTGGTTAATATGATTAAAGATAGTATTAACGACGGTGGTCTTCGAGAAAAACTCGGTGGCTTATTGTTAAAGCCAGCGTTAAAACAAATTGCCAAAAAGATGGACTATACGCGGTACGGTGGCTCCGTCTTGCTGGGGTTAAAAGCGCCGGTGATTAAAACGCATGGGAACAGCAATGCCAAAACAATTTTCTACGCCTTGCAAAGCGCAGCCGAAGTGGCCAATTCAAATTTAGTGGACGGAATTGCAACGCAATTTCATGCTGATCAACAGCAAAAATAA